A stretch of DNA from Desulfosarcina ovata subsp. ovata:
GTCTTCGTAACAGGGGCCGATGCCGCGTCCGGTGGTACCGATTTTTTTGTCCCCTTTCATTTTCTCGCGCCCGTTGTCCACCAGTTTGTGATAGGGCATGATCACATGGGCACGATCACTGATCATCAAGTTGTCCGGCCCCACGGAAATTCCCTTGCCCGCCAGGTAGTCGATTTCGCCAAGCAGGACCTCGGGGTCAACAACCAGCCCGTTTCCGATGATACAGGTTTTCTTTTGCAGAATACCGGATGGAATCAAGTGGCTGATAAACTGCTCGCCGTCGACCACCATGGTGTGGCCGGCGTTGTTGCCTCCCTGGAACCGGACCACGACATCGGCATCGGCCGCCAGCAAATCTACTAGTTTTCCTTTTCCCTCATCGCCCCACTGCGTTCCTATGATTACGATATTTGCCACTTACCGCTCCTTCATCGATGGATTAAGGCTGGTAGAAAGAAATAATTCCACCAGCCTGCTTGTCTTTGTGCCCGTCTACCGCGTTACCGCCACAGGCACATATTCCCGATATGCACCGGTGGCGGCGCCTTGTAGACGACCACAAATCCGGCGCGATCTGGGGAAATTATTTCTTTCCGCCAGCCTAAACCGAACTCGGAAAAACAGACATCACCGGGGGAAAAATCAACTCTTGTGGCGACGGCTGCGAAAAAACGCCTGCATGATGGACCGGCACCGATCCGCACAAATGCCACCGATCACATCGACCTGATGGTTGTGCCGGCAATCCCGGCCCAGTTGATAAAGGCTTTCCACGGCACCCCATTTGGGATCGGGAGTACCGAACACAAGCTGTTTCACCCTGGCGTGAATAATGGCCCCCATGCACATGGCACAAGGTTCAATAGTAACATAGAGCGTGGTGCTTAACAAACGATAATTTCGCAGCCGCCGGGCAGCGCTTCGCAATGCATTCATCTCTGCGTGGGCCGAGGGGTCGCAGTCGCTGATCGTCCGGTTGTAACCCCGGGCGATCACTTGCCCGTCGGCATCTTTGATGACCGCACCGACCGGCACCTCGCCGATGTTTTCGGCAGCAATGGCCTGCTCAATGGCCAGCTGCATGTAATATTCGTGTGATGCTTCCATTGGTCGGCAATTAACGGCTTTTGGAGCATCGTTCAACAAATTTTTCAAGTGATGGGAAAAACACCCCTGCTTTATCTGTGACGCCTTCTTGACTTGACGACCCTTTTTTCCTACTTTCAACCGTTCCGAAAAAAACCAATTTTATCAAAGGAAAAACAAAATGAAATCACCTCAAAATAGGCCGTTGAATAAATGGCCGGGGTATTCCCTGTACCTGTTCATCCTGCTTCTTTTTGTTCCTCATATGAGTTTCGCCAAGGAC
This window harbors:
- the tadA gene encoding tRNA adenosine(34) deaminase TadA, whose amino-acid sequence is MEASHEYYMQLAIEQAIAAENIGEVPVGAVIKDADGQVIARGYNRTISDCDPSAHAEMNALRSAARRLRNYRLLSTTLYVTIEPCAMCMGAIIHARVKQLVFGTPDPKWGAVESLYQLGRDCRHNHQVDVIGGICADRCRSIMQAFFRSRRHKS